From Prevotella melaninogenica, the proteins below share one genomic window:
- a CDS encoding DUF5458 family protein: MDNNKIKAKEQQAPSISKSTIAQQGTSSAANALDKLKEYGGFTFLENIIDGFSNLNPSRKARRNIFLSDAQWENDRKVLANRLEVWIDLLKSGQSAEQMRDKAKERALHVEDLLNKNLSKVLARTRELETSYRSVALFYRNTESQKVKNITIVNAEMDQLKDLDNPVFIDYISNELKHNFDRLDLRRNYSLLVIPGYLGSNAVLDKWGKIAHSNKVMLLTDFQDLETPDDVVDVFFNADHSGGDIYKSNIIMTCNWLLGRQKVVQVGEEDNLYVPGSSALAGKIYSTLMSQVVAGKKFGGLNDVESVRFDLKKSEISEIERMGLVPMVNEYSKVMAFSAKTLFNGDNLGLQTYSVVRVFDYISKVLFDFLNRRAFENWTTRTEADLRSQIVKFLDSIQGPTRLIEKFRVMRIEQDPNQKDRVLLDIHITPYFPAKSFVIQLEGRKGEEPEEANWESQYSQDK; encoded by the coding sequence ATGGACAATAATAAAATAAAGGCTAAAGAACAGCAGGCTCCTTCTATAAGTAAGAGTACTATTGCACAGCAGGGAACCTCTTCTGCTGCCAACGCGCTTGATAAACTGAAAGAGTATGGCGGATTTACTTTCTTAGAGAATATCATTGACGGCTTTTCCAATCTGAATCCTTCACGTAAGGCACGCCGAAACATCTTCCTCTCTGATGCACAATGGGAGAATGACCGTAAGGTTTTAGCTAATCGTCTTGAAGTATGGATTGATCTCTTAAAATCTGGTCAGTCTGCTGAACAGATGAGAGATAAAGCTAAGGAAAGAGCCTTGCATGTTGAGGACTTACTGAATAAGAATCTTAGTAAGGTTTTGGCTCGTACACGTGAGCTTGAGACTTCTTATCGTTCAGTTGCTTTATTCTATCGCAATACAGAAAGTCAGAAGGTTAAGAATATCACTATTGTCAATGCTGAGATGGATCAATTGAAAGACTTAGACAATCCTGTTTTCATTGACTATATCAGTAATGAACTTAAGCATAACTTCGATCGTCTTGACCTCCGCCGCAACTATTCTTTGCTTGTCATCCCTGGATATTTAGGCTCTAATGCTGTACTTGATAAGTGGGGTAAAATTGCACACAGCAATAAGGTAATGCTCCTAACCGACTTCCAGGATTTAGAAACACCAGACGATGTTGTTGATGTCTTCTTTAATGCTGACCATTCTGGTGGTGATATATACAAGTCAAACATTATTATGACATGTAACTGGCTTTTAGGACGCCAGAAAGTAGTACAGGTAGGAGAAGAAGACAATCTTTACGTTCCAGGCTCATCTGCACTTGCTGGTAAAATCTACAGCACATTGATGTCACAGGTTGTTGCTGGTAAGAAATTCGGTGGTCTTAATGATGTTGAGAGTGTACGTTTTGATCTGAAGAAAAGCGAGATTTCTGAAATAGAGCGCATGGGTCTTGTACCAATGGTCAACGAGTATAGTAAAGTGATGGCATTCTCTGCCAAGACACTCTTCAATGGTGATAACCTTGGATTGCAGACTTACTCTGTCGTTCGCGTATTCGATTATATCTCTAAAGTCCTTTTCGACTTCCTGAACCGCCGCGCATTTGAGAACTGGACAACTCGTACAGAGGCTGACTTGAGAAGCCAGATTGTGAAGTTCCTTGATAGCATACAGGGTCCAACTCGTCTGATAGAGAAGTTCCGAGTGATGAGAATTGAGCAAGATCCAAACCAAAAGGATCGTGTATTACTTGATATTCACATTACTCCATACTTCCCTGCAAAGAGTTTTGTTATTCAGCTTGAGGGTCGTAAGGGAGAAGAGCCAGAAGAGGCTAACTGGGAAAGCCAGTACTCACAAGATAAATAA
- a CDS encoding GAD-like domain-containing protein has translation MARLTFEERNKNNYTKYSDVPIKTINKYKGVLPEELLTIWQNMGYGIYEDGFIQFINPDEYEFVFDYIDKLLEPSIVFGVTALGDLLIWEGNDNWTISSDEGNRILFINIRKCTSEILGDMDFLLNFTLGDETAIIDKEYFDSRPYLNIKGKLPALQYGQCYGYVPALALGGKASSKNLQVVDVKSYVDIIGQAVGKFIDLSD, from the coding sequence ATGGCACGATTAACATTTGAAGAAAGAAATAAAAACAACTATACCAAGTATAGTGATGTTCCTATTAAAACAATCAATAAATATAAAGGAGTACTTCCTGAAGAACTGTTAACCATCTGGCAAAATATGGGCTATGGTATTTATGAAGATGGTTTTATACAGTTTATTAATCCTGATGAGTATGAATTTGTATTTGATTACATTGATAAGTTGTTAGAACCTTCTATCGTATTTGGTGTTACGGCTTTAGGAGATTTGTTAATATGGGAGGGTAATGATAATTGGACGATTTCATCTGATGAGGGAAATAGAATCTTGTTTATAAATATAAGAAAGTGCACAAGCGAAATCTTAGGTGATATGGATTTTCTTTTAAACTTTACTTTAGGAGATGAAACGGCTATTATAGATAAGGAATATTTTGACTCCCGACCTTATTTAAATATTAAGGGAAAGTTACCTGCTTTGCAATATGGTCAGTGCTATGGTTATGTTCCAGCCTTGGCATTGGGAGGCAAAGCATCCAGTAAAAATCTGCAAGTGGTAGATGTAAAGTCGTATGTAGACATAATAGGACAAGCTGTTGGTAAATTTATAGATTTATCAGATTAA
- a CDS encoding PAAR-like protein: MGQSYVRHGTNVVCTNMTCGTPREIWRVDKDGNVINTASKLPLLNIDDKKISDTFVCKMPIKKWGGLLTFLAGVAVGALIVAAIVATGGVGAVLLSAVAIEGWMVGAAIAVGTTAAVYAGYKGVKGVAHDCDNTLESSWNSAHPSVFIEHKKALLNGSYMMCTTGGLINIIVNPEQAKKAALYITAMNAAEIYVQLKSKFIQGAIGGLTGGANPFALALSVGFYTGALNFGGFDFSETDKSNQKSDSIGNLKNTGTTTGVGTGESVVESSITTGVKANKAGVGEAARIDAQVTSKTGEANMKGLESLAYGTQAADASADAATWGSQVATRTSNGASATSIASAELAEQMYKESSEELMHKAAQAALEQQDILAEAASIQGGKTAAVKAAKTGAWKDGFKNFGKSLGLGLAGAAVGYAVDEGSNWVENKIEEGTSDISEGINSSDDIDIASNANYMGIIANS; this comes from the coding sequence ATGGGACAATCCTATGTAAGACATGGTACGAATGTAGTTTGTACTAATATGACCTGCGGAACACCGCGAGAAATATGGAGAGTTGATAAGGATGGTAATGTTATCAATACTGCCTCAAAGCTGCCGTTACTGAATATTGATGACAAAAAAATCTCTGACACATTTGTTTGCAAAATGCCTATAAAGAAATGGGGAGGTCTGTTAACATTTCTTGCTGGCGTTGCAGTTGGAGCTTTGATTGTCGCTGCTATTGTTGCAACTGGTGGTGTTGGTGCTGTCTTACTATCTGCTGTAGCTATCGAAGGTTGGATGGTGGGTGCAGCAATAGCCGTTGGTACTACAGCAGCCGTTTATGCAGGCTATAAAGGAGTGAAAGGGGTTGCCCACGATTGTGACAATACACTGGAGTCATCTTGGAATTCAGCACACCCAAGTGTATTTATAGAGCATAAGAAAGCCCTGCTGAATGGATCCTATATGATGTGTACAACAGGAGGATTAATTAATATCATTGTTAATCCTGAACAGGCTAAAAAAGCAGCCTTGTATATTACCGCAATGAATGCAGCAGAAATATATGTTCAGCTAAAAAGTAAATTCATTCAAGGTGCTATAGGTGGTCTTACAGGAGGAGCCAATCCTTTTGCTTTAGCCCTCTCAGTAGGCTTCTACACTGGTGCACTAAACTTTGGAGGCTTTGACTTTAGTGAGACGGACAAATCCAACCAAAAGTCTGATTCTATAGGGAATTTAAAAAATACTGGTACGACTACTGGGGTAGGAACTGGAGAGTCTGTTGTTGAAAGTAGTATCACTACAGGTGTAAAAGCAAATAAGGCAGGAGTGGGTGAGGCTGCAAGGATAGATGCACAGGTAACATCAAAAACAGGAGAGGCAAACATGAAAGGCTTGGAGTCTTTGGCTTATGGAACACAAGCTGCCGATGCAAGTGCGGATGCTGCTACTTGGGGATCTCAAGTAGCCACGCGTACATCAAATGGTGCAAGTGCGACTTCTATTGCTTCTGCAGAATTAGCAGAACAGATGTATAAAGAATCTTCTGAGGAACTGATGCACAAAGCTGCTCAAGCAGCACTCGAACAACAAGATATTCTTGCTGAAGCAGCAAGTATTCAGGGAGGAAAGACTGCTGCAGTAAAAGCTGCTAAAACAGGTGCATGGAAAGATGGCTTTAAGAATTTTGGAAAGTCTTTGGGCTTAGGTCTTGCAGGAGCTGCAGTTGGTTATGCGGTAGATGAAGGGTCTAATTGGGTAGAAAATAAAATAGAAGAGGGAACAAGTGATATTTCGGAAGGTATAAATAGCTCTGACGACATCGATATTGCAAGTAATGCAAACTATATGGGTATCATTGCAAATTCATAA